A window of the Streptomyces sp. Ag109_O5-10 genome harbors these coding sequences:
- a CDS encoding DUF5134 domain-containing protein, whose translation MHGTASPGWLLVALCAATGAYCLLRMRSSVLEQRRAAGGEALMGFGMAVMAVPATVFTPPVWAWPLYATVFGAAALRALWSSRSSPHHLHHLVGTAAMVYMAAAMAAAPGAHHHGGAGVPLVTGLLLLYFTGYVLLSGARLVPVAVAAGTGALRWGDRPELARACRLSMGIGMVAMLLAL comes from the coding sequence GTGCACGGAACGGCTTCGCCCGGCTGGCTGCTGGTCGCGCTGTGCGCGGCGACCGGGGCCTACTGCCTGCTGCGGATGCGCAGCAGTGTCCTGGAACAGCGGCGCGCCGCGGGCGGCGAGGCGCTGATGGGGTTCGGCATGGCCGTCATGGCCGTGCCCGCGACGGTGTTCACCCCGCCCGTGTGGGCCTGGCCGCTGTACGCGACGGTGTTCGGCGCGGCCGCGCTGCGCGCCCTGTGGAGCTCCCGCAGCAGCCCGCACCATCTGCACCATCTGGTCGGAACGGCGGCGATGGTCTACATGGCGGCGGCGATGGCGGCCGCCCCCGGCGCCCACCATCACGGCGGTGCCGGAGTCCCGCTGGTGACCGGACTGCTGCTGCTCTACTTCACCGGCTATGTGCTGCTGTCCGGTGCGCGGCTCGTCCCGGTCGCGGTGGCCGCCGGGACGGGGGCCCTCCGGTGGGGCGACCGGCCGGAGTTGGCGCGGGCGTGCCGGCTGTCGATGGGGATCGGCATGGTCGCGATGCTGCTCGCCCTGTGA
- a CDS encoding M56 family metallopeptidase, whose protein sequence is MMVPVALLLLGALTAVAGPRRLARADWTDREPVVALWVWQCVVAAVLLCCALSMTLSAAAAWQAVRGHVFATAPSGVVDAYALGTTGPWAAVTAVALACAGLWSGAMLVREIARARTRRNRQHAELLVRSPLLPGEEPAGGRLVVLEGERPDAWWLPGTAPQLVVTTAALRRLKGRQLDAVLAHEQGHAQARHDWLLHCSAALAGGFPQIPVFAAFREEMHRLVELAADDVASRRHGRLTTALALVELNEDRGVFGPGPAPHAHVPQRVDRLLTAPDRLPARHRLRLTATAALVPVVPVLVALVPSLRALG, encoded by the coding sequence ATGATGGTCCCCGTGGCACTGCTGCTGCTCGGCGCCCTGACCGCCGTGGCCGGCCCCCGGCGGCTCGCCCGGGCCGACTGGACGGACCGGGAGCCGGTGGTCGCGCTGTGGGTGTGGCAGTGCGTGGTGGCGGCCGTTCTGCTGTGCTGCGCGCTGTCGATGACGCTGAGCGCGGCGGCGGCCTGGCAGGCGGTGCGCGGACACGTGTTCGCGACCGCCCCGAGCGGGGTGGTGGACGCCTACGCGCTCGGCACGACCGGCCCGTGGGCGGCGGTGACCGCGGTGGCCCTCGCCTGCGCCGGGCTGTGGAGCGGGGCGATGCTGGTACGGGAGATCGCCCGGGCCAGGACCAGACGCAACCGGCAACACGCCGAACTGCTGGTCCGGTCACCGCTGTTGCCCGGCGAGGAACCGGCCGGCGGCCGGCTCGTCGTCCTCGAGGGCGAGCGCCCGGACGCCTGGTGGCTGCCCGGAACGGCACCCCAACTCGTCGTGACCACGGCCGCGTTGCGTCGCCTGAAGGGGCGTCAGCTGGACGCGGTGCTCGCGCACGAGCAGGGCCACGCACAGGCCCGGCACGACTGGCTGCTGCACTGCTCGGCGGCGCTGGCGGGCGGGTTCCCGCAGATCCCGGTGTTCGCCGCGTTCCGCGAGGAGATGCACCGACTGGTCGAACTGGCCGCCGACGACGTGGCCTCGCGGCGCCACGGCCGCCTCACCACGGCCCTCGCCCTGGTCGAACTCAACGAGGACCGGGGGGTGTTCGGCCCCGGACCGGCCCCGCACGCCCATGTCCCGCAGCGGGTCGACCGGTTGCTCACCGCCCCGGACCGCCTCCCCGCCCGGCACCGGCTGCGGCTGACCGCGACGGCCGCCCTGGTCCCGGTCGTCCCGGTACTGGTGGCACTCGTACCGAGCCTGCGCGCCCTCGGGTAG
- a CDS encoding phosphatase PAP2 family protein, translating to MLPRSGDRPAPLLTTAVLALSSALLLALVAGEWPPLVAVDEGIAEAAHRWAVADHGTTRVLRVLADRVWDPLTMRLLCAAVAVWLVWRHSAWRTALWLTLTCVFGTVAQQSLKAAVGRPRPVWPNPVDSARYAAFPSGHAMTATVVCGLLLWLLHRCGAGRAIRRTALAAAGISVVGVGLTRVWLGVHWPSDVLGGWLLGALVVALAVLAYEGERDGRGRPRR from the coding sequence ATGCTTCCCCGATCCGGCGACCGCCCGGCTCCCCTTCTCACGACTGCCGTCCTCGCCTTGTCGTCGGCGCTGCTGCTGGCCCTCGTCGCCGGCGAGTGGCCTCCCCTGGTCGCGGTGGACGAGGGCATCGCCGAGGCCGCCCACCGCTGGGCCGTGGCCGACCACGGCACCACACGGGTGCTGCGGGTCCTGGCGGACCGGGTCTGGGACCCGCTGACCATGCGCCTGCTGTGCGCGGCGGTCGCGGTGTGGCTGGTGTGGCGGCACTCGGCATGGCGGACCGCGCTGTGGCTGACCCTGACCTGTGTGTTCGGCACGGTCGCCCAGCAGTCCCTGAAGGCTGCCGTGGGCCGCCCGCGTCCGGTGTGGCCGAATCCGGTCGACTCCGCCCGGTACGCGGCCTTCCCGTCCGGGCACGCCATGACGGCGACGGTGGTCTGCGGTCTGCTGCTGTGGCTGCTGCACCGCTGCGGCGCCGGTCGCGCCATACGGCGCACGGCCCTGGCCGCGGCCGGGATCTCGGTCGTGGGCGTCGGCCTGACCCGGGTGTGGCTGGGCGTCCACTGGCCCTCGGACGTGCTCGGCGGCTGGCTGCTGGGCGCCCTGGTGGTGGCGCTGGCGGTGCTGGCGTACGAGGGGGAGCGCGACGGCCGGGGACGCCCCCGCCGGTAG
- a CDS encoding HAD family hydrolase, whose translation MTAVLFDFSGTLFRIESTESWLRAVLADAQIPLSEDELAEAARALETAGAQPGGAFPAELPAELCDVWAVRDESAELHRAAYTGLSRRVALPDPALHDALYERHMDPRAWSPYPDAARVLRTLREHGIGVGVVSNIGWDLRPVFRAHGLDAYVDTYVLSYEHGVQKPDPRLFTVALEALGAGAAETLMVGDSRPADGGAAALGCRVHFVDHLPVAERPDALLAVLDLVGAARRPVTPTQA comes from the coding sequence ATGACTGCCGTGCTCTTCGACTTCTCCGGGACCCTCTTCCGCATCGAGTCCACCGAATCCTGGCTGCGGGCGGTGCTCGCCGATGCCCAGATACCGCTCTCCGAGGACGAGTTGGCCGAGGCGGCGCGAGCGCTCGAGACGGCCGGGGCACAGCCCGGCGGGGCCTTCCCCGCCGAGCTGCCGGCGGAACTGTGCGACGTGTGGGCGGTGCGCGACGAGAGCGCGGAACTGCACCGGGCCGCCTACACCGGTCTCTCCCGCCGGGTGGCGCTGCCCGACCCTGCCCTGCACGACGCACTGTACGAGCGGCACATGGACCCGCGGGCCTGGTCGCCGTACCCGGACGCGGCGCGGGTCCTGCGGACGCTGCGCGAGCACGGCATCGGAGTCGGCGTGGTCAGCAACATCGGCTGGGACCTGCGCCCGGTCTTCCGCGCGCACGGGCTCGACGCCTACGTGGACACGTACGTCCTGTCGTACGAGCACGGCGTCCAGAAGCCGGACCCCAGGCTCTTCACGGTCGCGCTGGAGGCGCTGGGCGCCGGGGCGGCGGAGACGCTGATGGTCGGGGACAGCAGGCCGGCCGACGGCGGGGCGGCGGCGCTCGGCTGCCGCGTGCACTTCGTGGACCACCTCCCGGTGGCCGAACGCCCGGACGCGCTGCTCGCGGTCCTGGACCTGGTGGGCGCGGCCCGCCGACCGGTCACGCCCACCCAGGCCTGA
- a CDS encoding TetR/AcrR family transcriptional regulator, whose translation MSPRSRSVNEELRRRSRERLLQAAVELVDEHGYEATTLGAIADRAGSARGLVSYYFPGKRQLVQSAVHRLMHRTLEEALEHEPHTEDGRERLARAIDAILGLAQDRPVLMRQHMAGLLQAEGFVQCPEQRRLAELLGDTVARYGSHHVEADYPMLRAMLMGAVYAALVPGVPMPVPALRGELFERYGLDRELGLPRESDPAAERRDLSRFFATEDRSEPGSEPGPEAG comes from the coding sequence ATGTCCCCCCGCAGCCGCTCGGTCAATGAAGAATTGCGCAGGCGTTCGCGTGAGCGGCTGCTGCAGGCCGCGGTGGAGCTGGTCGACGAGCACGGGTACGAGGCGACCACACTGGGCGCGATCGCGGACCGGGCGGGCTCGGCGCGCGGGCTGGTGTCGTACTACTTCCCCGGCAAGCGCCAGCTGGTCCAGTCCGCCGTGCACCGGCTGATGCACCGCACCCTGGAGGAGGCACTGGAGCACGAGCCGCACACCGAGGACGGGCGGGAGCGGCTGGCCCGGGCCATCGACGCGATCCTGGGACTCGCGCAGGACCGGCCGGTGCTGATGCGCCAGCACATGGCGGGCCTGCTCCAGGCCGAGGGCTTCGTGCAGTGCCCCGAGCAGCGGCGGCTCGCGGAGCTGCTGGGCGACACCGTCGCCCGCTACGGCTCGCACCACGTCGAGGCCGACTACCCCATGCTGCGTGCCATGCTGATGGGCGCGGTGTACGCGGCGCTGGTGCCGGGTGTGCCGATGCCGGTCCCGGCGCTGCGGGGGGAGCTGTTCGAGCGCTACGGGCTGGACCGGGAGCTGGGCCTGCCCCGGGAGTCCGATCCGGCGGCCGAACGGCGGGACCTGTCCCGGTTCTTCGCCACCGAGGACCGGTCCGAGCCCGGATCGGAACCCGGACCCGAGGCCGGCTAG
- a CDS encoding FAD-dependent oxidoreductase: MLRVAVVGSGPSGCYTAQNLVQLDPTVRVDVLDRLPCPYGLVRYGVAPDHEKIKSLQGNLRTVLEHERVRFLGGVRVGGAGGLPVERLRELYHAVVYCVGAATDRRLGIPGEELPGSWSATEFVSWYSAHPDAVDAGFVRDARSAVVIGVGNVAVDVARMLVRGVAELSPTDMPQAALTALAASRIREVHVVGRRGPSQARFTTKELRELAGLPETAVRVEAEDLALDPACADPSALPAAQRRNVEVLRGWAEAGARGTDRAIRLRFFLRPVELLDDGGRVGAVLFERTEPDGSGGVRGTGRYETVEAQLVLRSVGYRGVPLDGLPFDEESGTVPHEAGRVLDSCFGVPGDYVAGWIKRGPTGVIGTNRPDAKETVTSLLEDAPALLRRTVPEDPVDALRSAGIEPVPWTGWQAIERAEAALGARLGRSVVKLADWNSLLAAARTGS, translated from the coding sequence GTGTTGCGTGTCGCCGTCGTCGGCTCCGGGCCGAGCGGGTGCTACACCGCCCAGAACCTCGTCCAGCTCGACCCCACGGTCCGCGTGGACGTCCTGGACCGGTTGCCGTGCCCGTACGGACTGGTGCGGTACGGCGTCGCCCCGGACCACGAGAAGATCAAGTCGCTGCAGGGGAACCTGCGCACCGTGCTGGAGCACGAACGGGTGCGGTTCCTCGGCGGGGTCAGGGTCGGGGGCGCGGGCGGGCTGCCGGTGGAGCGGCTGCGGGAGCTGTACCACGCGGTGGTGTACTGCGTGGGCGCCGCGACCGACCGGCGGCTCGGGATTCCCGGCGAGGAGCTGCCGGGCAGCTGGTCGGCGACCGAGTTCGTCTCCTGGTACAGCGCGCACCCGGACGCCGTCGACGCCGGGTTCGTGCGCGACGCCCGGTCGGCGGTGGTCATCGGGGTCGGCAACGTCGCGGTGGACGTGGCGCGGATGCTGGTCCGGGGCGTGGCGGAGCTGAGCCCCACCGACATGCCGCAGGCGGCCCTGACGGCACTGGCGGCGAGCCGGATAAGAGAGGTCCACGTGGTGGGCCGGCGGGGACCCTCGCAGGCGCGGTTCACCACGAAGGAGCTGCGCGAGCTGGCCGGGCTGCCGGAGACCGCCGTCCGGGTGGAGGCGGAGGACCTGGCCCTGGATCCGGCCTGCGCCGACCCGTCCGCGCTGCCCGCCGCCCAGCGTCGCAACGTGGAGGTGCTGCGCGGCTGGGCCGAGGCCGGCGCCCGGGGCACGGACCGCGCCATCCGGTTGCGCTTCTTCCTGCGCCCGGTCGAACTGCTCGACGACGGCGGCCGGGTGGGCGCGGTGCTCTTCGAACGCACCGAGCCGGACGGCAGCGGCGGGGTGCGCGGCACCGGGCGGTACGAGACGGTCGAGGCGCAGCTGGTGCTGCGGTCGGTCGGCTACCGCGGAGTGCCGCTGGACGGGCTCCCGTTCGACGAGGAGAGCGGCACCGTGCCGCACGAGGCCGGCCGGGTCCTGGACAGCTGCTTCGGCGTGCCCGGCGACTACGTGGCCGGGTGGATCAAACGCGGTCCGACCGGCGTCATCGGCACCAACCGGCCCGACGCCAAGGAGACGGTGACCTCTCTCCTGGAGGACGCGCCGGCGCTGCTGCGCAGGACGGTGCCGGAGGATCCGGTCGACGCGCTCCGCTCGGCCGGCATCGAGCCGGTCCCGTGGACGGGATGGCAGGCGATCGAGCGGGCCGAGGCGGCGCTGGGCGCCCGGCTCGGCCGGAGCGTGGTCAAGCTGGCCGACTGGAACTCCCTGCTGGCGGCGGCGCGGACCGGGTCGTAG
- a CDS encoding nucleobase:cation symporter-2 family protein has protein sequence MVTTSTSVHPVDEVPPVRQLTAFGLQHVLAMYAGAVAVPLIVGGAMKLSPADLAYLITADLLVCGIATLIQCVGFWRFGVRLPIMQGCTFAAVSPMVLIGTTGGGLPAIYGSVIVAGLAIMLLAPVFGRLLRFFPPLVTGTVILIIGVSLLPVAGNWAAGGAGAKDFGEPKNLALAAFVLAVVLGVQRFAPAYLARIAVLIGIAVGLAVAVPFGFTDFSGVGDADWLGISTPFHFGAPTFRASAIVSMLVVALVTMTETTGDLLAVGELTGRRVEPRSLADGLRADGLSTVLGGVFNTFPYTAFAQNVGLVGMTRVRSRWVVAAAGGILVLLGLLPKLGAVVAAIPAPVLGGAGLVMFGTVAASGLRTLAAVDFHGNNNLTVVAVSVAVGVLPVGVPAVYAKFPDWFQTVMNSGISAGCLTALVLNLLFNHLPSRADSAPGTVPTGAESA, from the coding sequence ATGGTCACCACCAGCACCTCCGTCCATCCCGTCGACGAGGTCCCACCCGTACGGCAGTTGACCGCGTTCGGTCTCCAGCACGTGCTCGCGATGTACGCGGGCGCGGTCGCCGTCCCGCTGATCGTGGGCGGCGCGATGAAGCTGTCGCCCGCCGACCTGGCGTACCTGATCACCGCCGACCTGCTGGTGTGCGGCATCGCCACGCTCATCCAGTGCGTCGGCTTCTGGCGCTTTGGCGTCCGGCTGCCGATCATGCAGGGCTGCACGTTCGCGGCGGTCTCGCCGATGGTCCTCATCGGCACGACGGGCGGCGGACTTCCCGCGATCTACGGCTCGGTGATCGTCGCGGGCCTGGCGATCATGCTCCTTGCGCCCGTCTTCGGCAGGCTGCTGCGCTTCTTCCCGCCCCTGGTCACCGGCACGGTGATCCTGATCATCGGGGTCTCGCTGCTGCCGGTGGCCGGCAACTGGGCGGCGGGCGGCGCCGGTGCGAAGGACTTCGGGGAGCCGAAGAACCTGGCGCTGGCGGCCTTCGTGCTCGCGGTGGTGCTCGGCGTGCAGCGGTTCGCGCCCGCCTACCTCGCCCGGATCGCGGTTTTGATCGGCATCGCGGTGGGCCTGGCGGTGGCGGTGCCCTTCGGGTTCACGGACTTCAGCGGGGTCGGGGACGCCGACTGGCTGGGCATCAGCACGCCGTTCCACTTCGGGGCGCCGACGTTCCGGGCCTCGGCGATCGTCTCCATGCTGGTGGTGGCCCTGGTCACGATGACCGAGACGACCGGTGACCTGCTCGCGGTCGGCGAGCTGACCGGCCGCCGCGTGGAGCCGCGCTCCCTCGCCGACGGGCTGCGCGCCGACGGCCTCTCGACCGTCCTCGGCGGAGTCTTCAACACCTTCCCGTACACGGCGTTCGCGCAGAACGTGGGCCTGGTCGGCATGACCCGGGTGCGCAGCCGCTGGGTGGTCGCCGCGGCCGGGGGCATCCTGGTGCTGCTCGGCCTGCTGCCCAAGCTGGGCGCGGTGGTCGCGGCGATTCCGGCCCCGGTGCTGGGCGGCGCGGGCCTGGTGATGTTCGGCACGGTCGCGGCGAGCGGCCTGCGCACCCTTGCGGCCGTCGACTTCCACGGCAACAACAATCTGACGGTGGTCGCCGTCTCGGTGGCGGTCGGCGTGCTGCCGGTGGGCGTGCCGGCGGTCTACGCGAAGTTCCCCGACTGGTTCCAGACGGTGATGAACAGCGGCATCAGCGCGGGCTGCCTGACGGCGCTCGTCCTGAACCTGCTCTTCAACCACCTGCCGTCGCGGGCGGATTCGGCTCCGGGAACGGTCCCCACCGGAGCCGAGTCCGCCTAG
- a CDS encoding ester cyclase, translating to MAQQTNIAAQTAFGEAVVAGDLDALDGIVAADATDHDPAPGQGPGPGGYKTMFGELRTAFPDLSLQVEHLVATDDELAFAYVISGTHLGPLLGHPATGRKVSYRGMQISRFDRDGKLVERWGSSDELGMLRQLGLVEV from the coding sequence ATGGCTCAGCAGACGAACATCGCCGCGCAGACCGCTTTCGGAGAGGCCGTCGTCGCCGGCGACCTCGATGCCCTCGACGGGATCGTCGCGGCCGACGCGACCGACCACGATCCCGCCCCGGGGCAGGGGCCCGGGCCCGGCGGGTACAAGACCATGTTCGGCGAACTGCGGACGGCCTTCCCCGACTTGAGCCTCCAGGTGGAGCATCTGGTCGCCACCGACGACGAGTTGGCCTTCGCCTATGTCATCTCCGGAACGCACCTGGGACCGCTGCTGGGGCATCCGGCGACCGGCCGGAAGGTCAGCTACCGGGGCATGCAGATCAGCCGCTTCGACCGCGACGGCAAACTCGTCGAACGGTGGGGCAGCAGCGACGAACTCGGCATGCTGCGCCAGCTCGGCCTCGTCGAGGTGTGA
- a CDS encoding PaaX family transcriptional regulator C-terminal domain-containing protein → MRMKDVSAEPADVGLPPLSARSVVLSLLLGTHPPELPVKDLIRFVEPFGVGGSTLRAALSRMTAAGDLRRTGDAVYGLSDRLLARQRRQDEAVRPRTRAWHGEWEMLVVTATGRDPAARADLRSRLTSLRLAELREGVWLRPANLARPVPADLAATTQTYTARPDRPAPELAADLWPLTTWSATARALLARASASRLPADRFTVFAAAVRHLLTDPVLPPELLPAHWPGDELRAAYARYRAELSGPAANPAD, encoded by the coding sequence ATGCGCATGAAGGACGTGTCCGCCGAGCCCGCCGACGTCGGCCTGCCGCCCCTGTCCGCCAGGTCGGTCGTGCTGAGCCTGCTCCTGGGCACGCATCCGCCGGAGCTGCCGGTGAAGGACCTGATCCGGTTCGTCGAGCCCTTCGGGGTCGGCGGCTCCACGCTCCGCGCCGCGCTCAGCCGTATGACGGCCGCCGGTGATCTGCGCCGCACCGGTGACGCCGTCTACGGCCTCAGCGACCGGCTGCTGGCCCGCCAGCGCCGCCAGGACGAGGCGGTGCGGCCCCGCACGCGCGCGTGGCACGGCGAGTGGGAGATGCTGGTCGTCACGGCCACGGGCCGCGACCCCGCCGCACGCGCCGACCTGCGCTCCCGCCTGACCTCCCTGCGCCTGGCCGAACTCCGCGAGGGCGTCTGGCTCCGCCCGGCGAACCTGGCGAGACCGGTTCCCGCCGACCTCGCGGCGACCACCCAGACCTACACGGCCCGCCCCGACCGCCCCGCCCCCGAGCTGGCCGCCGACCTCTGGCCGTTGACCACCTGGTCGGCCACCGCCCGCGCCCTCCTGGCCCGGGCGTCCGCGTCCCGCCTCCCGGCCGACCGCTTCACGGTCTTCGCGGCGGCGGTACGCCACCTGCTGACCGACCCCGTGCTGCCCCCGGAGCTCCTGCCCGCCCACTGGCCGGGCGACGAACTGCGCGCCGCGTACGCGCGGTACCGGGCGGAACTGAGCGGGCCGGCCGCAAACCCGGCCGACTGA
- a CDS encoding DNA alkylation response protein produces the protein MDSTAAHPQPQYATHDVTNQPPPLAPYDASDDPALIEGLRREGAEWAEAGIRRLGARAGSAEAQEWGELANRHEPELRTHDRYGNRIDEVDFHPSWHHLMRAAVEEGLAGAAWADDRAGAHVARTAGGLVWGHTESGHGCPTSMTYAAVPALRAQPELAKVYEPLLTSREYEPGLRVPTEKPGLLAGMGMTEKQGGSDVRTNTTAATPTAEPGVYTLRGHKWFTSAPMCDVFLVLAQAPGGLSCFLVPRVLPDGSRNAFRIQRLKDKLGNRSNASSEPEFDGTVAWLVGPEGRGVKTIIEMVNCTRLDCVMNSATLMRRTLVEAGHHARHRSAFGARLVDQPLMRNVLADLAVESEAATTLTLRLAGAADRAVRGDEQERAFRRIATAVGKYWVTKRGPAFTAEALECLGGNGYVEDSGMPRHYREAPLLSIWEGSGNVNALDVLRALSREPGAADALFGELALARGADARLDATVTRLQNELAETDQVGARRLVERMALALQASLLVRYAPAAVADAFCATRLGGDWGHAFGTLPAGTGFDAILERALPGRN, from the coding sequence ATGGACTCGACCGCCGCGCACCCGCAGCCGCAGTACGCCACCCACGACGTCACCAACCAGCCGCCCCCGCTCGCCCCGTACGACGCCTCCGACGACCCGGCCCTGATCGAGGGGCTGCGCCGGGAAGGGGCGGAGTGGGCCGAGGCGGGGATCCGGCGACTCGGGGCGCGGGCCGGGAGCGCGGAGGCGCAGGAGTGGGGTGAGCTGGCCAACCGGCACGAGCCGGAGCTGCGCACCCACGACCGGTACGGCAACCGGATCGACGAGGTCGACTTCCACCCCAGCTGGCACCACCTGATGCGGGCGGCGGTGGAGGAGGGCCTGGCCGGAGCGGCCTGGGCGGACGACCGGGCCGGGGCCCATGTCGCGCGGACGGCGGGCGGACTGGTGTGGGGGCACACCGAATCCGGCCACGGGTGCCCGACGTCCATGACGTACGCCGCCGTTCCGGCGCTGCGCGCCCAGCCCGAGCTGGCCAAGGTGTACGAACCGCTGCTGACCAGCCGGGAGTACGAACCGGGGCTGCGCGTGCCGACGGAGAAGCCGGGGCTGCTCGCCGGGATGGGCATGACCGAGAAGCAGGGCGGTTCGGACGTACGGACGAACACGACGGCCGCCACGCCCACCGCCGAGCCGGGCGTCTACACCCTGCGCGGGCACAAGTGGTTCACCTCGGCGCCGATGTGCGACGTCTTCCTGGTGCTGGCCCAGGCACCGGGCGGTCTGTCCTGCTTCCTCGTGCCGCGCGTGCTCCCGGACGGCAGCCGCAACGCGTTCCGCATCCAGCGGCTGAAGGACAAGCTCGGCAACCGATCCAACGCGTCCTCGGAGCCGGAGTTCGACGGCACCGTGGCCTGGCTGGTCGGGCCCGAGGGGCGGGGGGTGAAGACCATCATCGAGATGGTCAACTGCACCCGGCTCGACTGCGTGATGAACTCGGCGACCCTGATGCGCAGGACGCTCGTCGAGGCGGGCCATCATGCGCGCCACCGCAGCGCGTTCGGGGCCCGGCTCGTCGACCAGCCGCTGATGCGCAACGTGCTGGCCGACCTGGCGGTGGAGTCGGAGGCCGCGACCACGCTGACCCTGCGGCTCGCGGGGGCGGCGGACCGGGCGGTGCGCGGGGACGAGCAGGAGCGGGCCTTCCGGCGGATCGCGACCGCCGTCGGCAAGTACTGGGTCACCAAGCGCGGCCCGGCCTTCACCGCGGAGGCCCTGGAGTGCCTGGGCGGCAACGGCTACGTCGAGGACTCCGGCATGCCCCGGCACTACCGCGAGGCGCCGCTGCTGTCGATCTGGGAGGGCTCGGGAAACGTCAACGCGCTCGACGTGCTGCGCGCGCTGTCCCGCGAACCCGGCGCCGCCGACGCCCTGTTCGGCGAACTCGCGCTCGCGCGCGGGGCGGACGCCCGGCTGGACGCGACCGTGACCCGGCTGCAGAACGAATTGGCCGAGACCGATCAGGTGGGCGCGCGCCGGCTGGTCGAGCGGATGGCGCTCGCGCTCCAGGCCTCGCTGCTGGTCCGGTACGCTCCGGCCGCCGTCGCGGACGCCTTCTGCGCGACCCGGCTCGGCGGCGACTGGGGGCACGCCTTCGGCACCCTGCCGGCCGGCACCGGGTTCGACGCGATCCTGGAGCGGGCCCTTCCTGGCCGGAACTGA